The window aagtgatatggaactgtaatgagatcaggagagctgcctggaactacgtttgTCATccgtttcccagaaaataattgcacacctcagaacattcgtcagccaatcagattcaagcattcaacggcccaGTAGTATAATGAGTATTAGTATATTTACAATTACGTACATACAAACAGTATGCGgaaattgtgtgtttttgtgtacaACCCAGatagcaagcagtttcggcccagatccgggATTTCTGGGGCAACACTATGTTGCTTTCTGGGAAACTGACTATTTGCttagctaaataataataaaaaaaaaacattaatacactTTGTTAAAGGTTATTATGTATTTACAGTTacagttgtttatttttaattagaacTTTCTCATTTTTACAGCCATGGCAATAAGGAGATGTTCTCCTGTCAAGGCATTCAGCTCGCAGTTGACTGGTTTCTTGAACGTGGCCATCGAGACATAACCGTTTTTGTTCCGGCCTGGAGGAAAGAACAGTCCCGTCCCGATGCTCTTATCACAGGTATAAAGATTTATCATCAAGCCATCAACTGaaaattttttattcaaatggtatatgattgctttttttttagtttttttcgcagttaatagaaaaaaaaatgtcagcctTTGATTAACTATATATACCAATCCAAAAAATGTTTCCCCTTTACAGATCAGGAGATTTTGAGACGTCTGGAAAAGGATAAGATTCTTGTATTTACACCATCACGTCGTGTCCAGGGCCGCAGAGTAGTCTGCTATGATGACAGGTTTATTGTTAAGCTAGCTTATGAATCAGATGGCATTATTGTCTCCAATGACAACTACAGAGACTTGGCTGTTGAGAAACCGGAATGGAAAAAATTTATTGATGAACGCCTTCTGATGTACTCCTTTGTAAATGATAAGTAAGTCTATTGAACCTGGTATAATGAAGTATATGAATGTTGAACATAAATCttaatttcagtgttttcagTATACTTCAATTGCTCTTTTTCctctttatgaaaaataaataaataataatgtggcGGGGGGGTCTCTTAGGTTTATGCCTCCTGATGATCCTTTGGGTCGACATGGGCCAAGTCTGGAGAATTTTCTTAGAAAAAGACCCATCATTCCAGAGCATAAGAAACAGCCCTGTCCATATGGTAAGTGTTTTTAATGCTGTTGTACAGTTGTCTAAGATGCAAGTAGCTATGTTACAAGACTTCTGTAGTCAGAATTCACaattttgaattgaaaatatataatttccatGAATGCAAGTAGCTTACTATTATTTTCAACATTCCTAATATTTCCATTAGGAAAGAAATGTACCTACGGGCATAAGTGTAAGTTTTACCATCCAGAGCGTGGTACACAGCCACAGCGAGCGGTAGCAGATGAGCTCCGTGCCAGTGCCAAGAACTCCACAGTTAAAAGTGTGGGAGAGACAGGTCTCGTGAAAAGCCACAGTGAGCCTGGAGGCTTCCATAATGATAAAGCTTGTGACGGTAAACGATCTCTGCCAAAGAGGCAACTGGACCCCAGTATCCGTGCCCACTCTTACAGTGATGTGGAAGATAAACTGTGCTCCAAAACTAAAGCAGACCTGTATAAGAGCAACCTAGCTCTTCCTCCAGCTCCAGGAGGTCCTCCTTCCTGTCATGGGTATAGCCACGACCTGAAAGATCACAAGCAGATTCAAGCAGAACCACACGCAAACTGTGAATCTCCCGATCTGTATTACTCCATGGTTAGGGCATATTCTGGTCTAAGCCTGCCCTCTCAGAACAGTCCAGATCGTCACTTCCTGTCTGATGCTGATCCACGGACAAGCTCAGTGGCATCAGATTGCAGCAGTGATGGCAGCATGAGCTCCGATTCTTATGGCATGGCAACCCACAATGAGCATTCTTGCATGAGTTCTTCTGATTTGCTACTGGATGAAGGAATCAAGTGTCCTCACCACCAACATCATCGTAGAAATTATCAGTTACCCTCTGTTATTCCTCCAGGGTTCATTCTCTCTCCTGCTACATCTAATCACCCAGGATTCCACCACAGTATACCTCATGTTCATAGTTTTGCTCCAGAAGACCAGCAAGACCCCCATTTCCACCACTCTGTCTCCTACAGCAAGCATCAAGTGATAGGCTCCCGCTCAAGCTATCCTGGAGACTATCCTCCTCTCTTCCAGAACAACACTCACTCCCAGAACTCTCCTCTGGGTCGTGGCCTTGCTTCAACACTTGTGGACAGCATGTCAGACTCTTATGAACACTCTCCACTGCTTCCTAAAAAACCCTATGTATCCCAAGAGCGAAAGACCAGCTGGGGTACATATTACAGACAGCACTCACAACAATGCTACGAGCCCATCGGTTTCCAGGGTCTTTCAAAGAATCGTGAACAGATGTGGAGGATGCCCTGGGGCTGTCCTTCTGCTCCTCCACCCCACCATCTGCCCCATGCTTTATCACACCAGCACCAGGAGCCACTTGCCTTGAGTCGTTACCAGGAAGCACGAGAGAAAGTGTTTACCAACCTGTGCAACATTTTTCCCACAGAGCTAGTGCAGTTGGTCATGGGGCGGTACCCTCATGTGACTGACGCCCAACAGCTGGCAGCAGCCATTTTGGCAGAAAAGAACTATGCTGGATACTAAGCACTGAGGGAAATGAAAAtactctcatcatttactcacacattTACTCTCACACATCATTTACTCTCACATTTTCACAAatgtgtgagtttctttcttcagatgaacacaaacagagaattattatgatttttattactattatttttttatataaatctctGGGGAGACCataaatacactcacctaaaggattattaggaacaccatactaatactgtgtttgacccctttcgccttcagaactgccttaattctacgtggcattgattcaacaaggtgctgaagcattctttagaaatgttggcccatattgataggatagcatcttgcagttgatggagatttgtgggctGCTTATCCAGGGCACAAAcccccgttccaccacatcccaaagatgctctattgggttgagatctggtgactgtgggggccattttagtacagtaaactcactgtcatgttcaagaaaccaattggAAATGATAGTAGCttttgacatggtgcattatcctgctggaaataGCCTTCAGGGGATGGgcacatggtggtcataaagggatggacatggtcagaaacaatgcttaGGTAGGCCGTGACATtcaaacgatgcccaattggcactaaggggcctaaagtgtgccaagaaaacatcccccacaccctTACACCATCACCAAAagtctgcacagtggtaacaaggcatgatgttctcattctgtttatgccaaattctgactctaccatctgaatgtctcaacagaaattgagactcatcagaccaggaaacatttttccagtcttcaactgtcccaTTTTGGTGAgctcttctgctgttgtagcccatccacctcaaggttgtgcatgttgtggcttcacaaatgctttgctgcatacctcggttgtaacgagtggttatttcagtcaaaggtACTCTTCTATctgcttgaatcagtcggcccattctcctctgacctctagcatcaacaaggcattttcgcccacaggactgccgcatactggatgttctTCCCTGTTCACACCagtctttgtaaaccctagaaactGTTGTGTTTGAAAATCCCAGTaattgagcagattgtgaaatactcagaccggccagTCTGGCACCAACATCCATGCaatgctcaaaattgcttaaagggttagttcacccaaaaatcaaaattattttattaattcttctcttccaggtctgttgtgagcgcattcACTGCAGTGTATGATATCCAGTTTGCGAATGAATCAtccgatgtaaccggatcttcttgaaccagttcaccaaatcgaactaaatcgtttgaaatggttcgcgtctccaataaccattaatccacaaatgatttaagctgttaacttttttaatgtggctgacactccatctgagttaaaacaaaccaatatcctgaaaacggttcaccggttcttttgtgctcggCGTAATGGTGTCATTGGCGATATCCGATATCctaagccttcggtttacctgggcttataacattagcacataatcagttcagaatcaatcaccaaaagaaccagtttggttcagacactctgtgtgtcattctgcttcacgctgaatcacacatgctcatcagctcctcggttctcgaatcggatgagtccgacagaaacggttcttgactcgtgaacgagtcaatcttttgtttgttatcttgctcagctcggtgttcatcttcagttctctcttcacagcggttcagtcagtgtactgtttgagtaaattaattactctgggatattggtttgttttaactcggagggagtgtcagccacattcaaaaagttaacagcttaaataatttgtggattaatggttattggagacacgaaccgtttcgaacgattcagttcgatttggtgaactggttcaagcagatccggttacatcgaatgattcgtttgcaaaCCGGTTatcatacactgcagtgaacacgctcacaacagaaccggaagagaaaacaatgctgaataaagtcgtagtttttgctatttttggaccaaaatgtattttcaatggtTCAACAAATTCAacaaactgaccctctgatgtcacatggactactttgatgatgcttttcttacctttctggacatggacagtcgaccgtgcacacagtttcaatggagggactgaagagctctcagactaaatctaaaatatcttaaactgtgttccgaagataaacggaggtctcacgggtttgggtgggttattaattacataatttagatttttgggtgaaataaccttttaaatcacctttctttcccattctgacattcagtttggagttcagaagATTGTCTTGAACAGGACCAcaaccctaaatgcattgaagcaactgccatgtgattggttgattagataattgcattaatgagaaattgaacaggtgttcctaataatcctttaggtgagtgtttATGGGACCCTCAAATATGATGCTTCAAAAGCCACACAAAACACACTGGCAATCCATGCTACTCTAGTTGATgaaactgtgttttctgaggcGAAACAATAAGTATGTGagaaaaaatactattatatgaacttttttaaatataaaccttCTTCTGGCCAACTGTGTGTTCACAGACTAGAAGTGTGAAtgctgtgatgtgtgtgtgtgatatttaattttttgttatttattttctgaaatgttttactttatgtTCATGATTATGTTCAGGTGAGCATGCAAGGAATCACAAGGCACTTTCTATTGCTGTTTATCAAATTCAATGCAGTTTGGTAACTTATTGCAATCGGTAAGAGGAAATAGAAGGCCAGAGTATTTGTAGGTGTAGATGTTCTACAATAGAATCTTTTAGGACATCTTGGCTATTATCtctgtaaaactgttttgaaacaaagcactatacaaatttattattataaagtattgCATTCATCTGTGTCAACAGATCAAGCCTCACTTACATTAAATGAATGTAAAGGGCAGGACCCTCTTTACTTTGCTAGAATATGACTAACTtttttggctgaaaaaaaaaaaaaatatttgaggaATATTTGTATACACGTTGGTTCATTTCTGTAAGATAATCGCTTTCAAATTCAGAGGTGCTATCACAAAAAtagctttatatttttatatagccaTAATCCTGCAGGTCTTTGGCTTTCCTCCTCTTTGTGATGTAATGCAAACTCTCACTTgaattatttgcttttttttttttttttttgcttgtttcttCTAAATCACATTCTTTATAATCTAGTTACATTTGAATATGGTTCTTTATATGCAAAAGTGGAGTAACTTGCCTATCACTAACTGCttatattgtcattttaattatgtttttgtgatattttattatttacatagaGAGATAAATGTGTCAGAGTGTGCTTGCTTGTAATTTGGAAATGGGTTTAGGTATTCTGTAGTTCTTTCAGTTTTGTCATAGGATAAATGGTCTGAATGTAGCCACAGGTGTAGAGTAGTGAAGACAGCTCTGTCTGTGTACCTTAGTTTTAGTAAGGGACATCTCTGGCTAAGCTTATGGGTGCATGATACTGTATCGATCTGATAAGGTGCAGATAAATTTAATGTTTTGCAGACTTCTTTATCAGGAATGAATTATTCCAGAATTGTTTTCATAACATGTGACTTAGGGTAGCCAGAGAATACCTGTCCTTGTTGATACAAATTGTATCTTTTTAACTTAAATTCAGAGATGTTTATATACATATGATCTATGAAAAGTATATTCACTCACAAAGAGATGTACCATAGGTAGTACACATATAAATTAAGAAATGTTTTGGGAAACATTTTATGAAGATAAGTTGTTTAGGTTTTTGAGGGAGAGGAAGAGCAATAAATGCTTCTAAAATGAAGAAGGGACAGTAATaaacaagttaatttattttaaagcaaaagtATTTCTGATCttatttctaaaaaaagaaaaaaaaagagaaaaaaaagtaggGTTATTGAAGTAAATAGGGACAGGATTTGTACAACTTAAacagtgatctttttttttttaacacttctgTTGCATTAGGGTCAATTTAACCCACAACTTGAAATACTGGTTAAACTATTTACTTCTAAAAAGTTTGGGGATTATTTAGGGTCATAAATGTGAATGCAAAGTTTTGACAGAGATATGTTGGAGagggtgtataaaaaaaaaatttgcgaACTGACCCCCAATGGTTTCCATGCAAACCTTTACCAAAATCGGACTCAAAGTTTAAGACTCAAGATTCAAATTCTTATTTGAAATTTAGACTCACCTTCTGATTcactgtttatttgtttgattcGGCTGATATTGATTCGATGTTTCTGGTTAAGTTTTGACCTCAGTTACTAGACTGAATAGATACAGAACAAACTCATTTTTCCCTTACAAGGGTTTGAGAAAAAGATGACAAAAAAGCAGTGGAGGAAAAAAATGCAATACATACTAGGTAAAAATAATGTTAGATACTATTTATACTTGTTAATTGCACCTCACTGTACAAATGATCATTTCAAGTAGCCATGACCAAAACATGCATGCATGAATATTTTTTGGAATTTTGGACAAAAATAAGTGGGTAAATTTTGACCACCCAACACAGACGTTGTACCTAGTTCTTGAACTGAACAGGAATTTCTGTTCATTTACATATGATTCATTCTGGCCTCGTTctgttaaacatttttacatctgAAATCTAACTTCAAATAGACGTTTTCCAAAAACTATGAAGAGAGATATTATTTTTGATGCATTAAAGAGGGCTTAGTTCAAAGGCAAGGAATGAGCTGTTAAGATGTAGTAGAAAAAAATACTGCCTGAAATATGTTTGTTAAATTaccttttattttgaaacaagaAGAGCCTTCCCTTTGGCCTTGTGGCACTGTGTGCCATACTTGGCAGTGGTGTGGGCATAGAGTATTTGCCTCTACATGGCATTGTGCTTACAACACATCTGAATAATCTGAACCATGTTCAGACAACTGTTTTCAATTAGATAAGATGTtaacagtttttgtttgtttacgaTCAATGTACATTGTATCACAAATGCTTCTGAGTACATGTTAGGCAACCTTTATTATTGACTTATATGTTTAAATTTGGATAACGTTCTATTACAGTATCTATAAAGACCAAAAACCAAAAGTCTGTTATCATTGAAAAACACATTTGGTAGGGATGCTTAATAAAGATGGATAAGTGTTCATGATGAGTTGTTTGGTGTGCATCCATCACTGATAATTGTTttctgcaatattgtaatgctatTACTTTTAACTCAACAATTAATCAGCCTTCAATTGCCTAAGAATGCCAAGCTCACTCTGTAGAAATCATTGCAGTCTGTGAGCTCATGAAGCGCAGAGAATAATGTAAAGTTGCGTATTAAGGTCTCAGTAATATTTGATGTGTCAGTGGGTTTTATTGCTTAAGGACCAAAGGAAGCAGTGAGTTTGGAAACATGTTTAATGCCCACTGCCAATAATGCTTTAGTTGTTCAAAGCATTGTATTACAAAGAGTAATAAATGTGTGGTGGTAAATGTGTGACTTGATCAatatgttatggattttgtatttGCTGCCATCTccatatatgtatgtttttagcTAAATTAAAGCTACAAAGGAAAAACTTAATTTGCGCATTTCTTATAAACAATATTGTCATTTTATTTGatgcatatttttgtttaaagttgCTGAAATTGAACAGTttagtgacatacagccaagtatggtgacccatactcagaatttgtgctctgcatttaacccatccaaagttcacacaaaaagcagtgaaaacacgcacaccatgaacacacacccagagcagtgggcagccatttatgctgcagtggcccagggagcagttgggagtttggtgccttgctcaaggtcacctcagtcgtggtattgccggcccaagacttgaacccacaaccttagtgttaggagtcaaactctctaacatTAAGCCCATGAATAACGTTAGAGAGCAAGAAACATTTGATACAAACGTGTAAATCTTTCATTGGGTACTATAGTTTAAAACCTCAGATGCATTATGTAAAACATGCATCAAAACTAAAATTGAATATTTGGGTCATAGAAATATTGAACTAATGAACATTGTACCTTTTCCAAATTCAAGGACTTTCAGGGTGCATTTTCAAGCTTTTCCAGCACTTAAAACTTGTGAATATCATGTTTACAACAGTTTTTAGTTTTTCTCACTTTAAATCAGATGTTATTGTACTATTAAAACCACCTGGATTGGATATAGGAttgcataatattttataatatatattttttttaatataaaatgaaaggatttttaagatctgcacaaataaaataaatactgtatgagAAGGATAGGGCAATGCCTATGGTAACATATTAAACCTATGTTTGACTGCAAAAAACATGATTTACAGTTCAAATACAGGTTTTCACAAATAGAGTTTTATAAAGTGACAAACCTCACATTTcagtctttaaaatatttttaagaaataaagaaaagggTGAATCCGAAGTATAAAGATTTGTTTTTTCTAAGTGGCTTTGATGACAGAGGATGAATTTGCATTTCCAATTAGctcatctgctgtttttgttcaaaGCAAAACTATAATGTGCcgtcaaactaaaaaaaaaaaaatattaacagtaagagttttgtttgctttaaattaaaacaattatttggaACTGCATGAATGTAGCTTTTTCCCCAGTAACCAGAGTTGCCAAGTCCGGCATATTATATGTGACTTCTGTTAAGTTGTGTGAAAAAATCCTGGGTTGTGTTTTTTGAgcttattttaacaaatatgGTTGCTTGTTGGGTTAGACATGAGCAAATACTATGTCCCATATACAGTAGACTGCCTACACTGGCCCAGGGTAGTACCCACACAGGCAACCTCTATATGAGATCTGAATTGGGAAACTCAAATGAGGGCCTGTTAGCCAAACACAATCAGTCATTATACGTTGGTGAGATGAAACGAAGATGCCACTGAAACTTCTCTGTCGGCTCACTTCAGAGatgcattaatataaaaacacCCAAGCAGGATTTTGactttgaaatgtttattttattatttcactttaatcGCTTACCTTTTACATGACTTGAAAGTACAGACTCTcccatgaaaatggcttttttAATGCCAAAGGCATTTTGTCTAAAAAGTGAAATAAGGTTATTCAGTACTAAAACAAATTACTACACAAGCAATGCAACTGCAATTTCAAGCACTTTATCCAAAATGTAAGCACTTTTCAAACCTCGAAAACACTACATTCAAATTTAAGCACTGTACtaagggaaagaaaagaaaatgtcatgaaaataagCAGAAAATAGATATTAAATCTTTATTTTCAACCAAATATTTGTCACAGGCAACATTGTTATTTCTATGTAACAGAAAGCTATATGAACAAAGGGGGGGGGGTCTAGAcgtacaacaaaaacaaacattaaaactgaaaagCAAACAATACACATTGTGACCCGGAGTGTTTTTCTCTCCCTTTAGTAGATGCAAATGCTGGTGGTTTTGTTGCAGAAAtctttagaagaaaaaaatggaaaatggaagCACAACATTTATCTTGCTATGGCAAATACATCCGctcatggacaaaaaaaaaaaaaaaaaaaaaagcaggaaaaAACAAGTGCTTTTGAACTTTCCTGAACATTCTGTTATAAATGTAGTGTTCAGACATTTCCCCAGGTGTCTTGTTAGCATACAAAACACTAAATAAACAGTGACATCTTTGCACATTAGTGCAAAATAAAACTTccggtattaaaaaaaaa is drawn from Carassius gibelio isolate Cgi1373 ecotype wild population from Czech Republic chromosome B1, carGib1.2-hapl.c, whole genome shotgun sequence and contains these coding sequences:
- the LOC127949641 gene encoding probable ribonuclease ZC3H12C, which gives rise to MGLKDHLDDGTGHILELGLDLDYLDVKATDQHTGADAGLIMDSGLSDMGDIVPPCTRSCGSSPQDNSEESAASDSEPAHSHSHPLVDMLGEGSIHSVHPPHSKSPCLDMDSLVVDIVHQEPGPVNTLREYQTKMEFALKLGYAEDLVRLVLNKLGSDALINDVLGELVKLGSKPENEGGTQNLSQSTSTSSSSSSSGTSFDSFSDLLDSRQSESPFVEDKDNFRPIVIDGSNVAMSHGNKEMFSCQGIQLAVDWFLERGHRDITVFVPAWRKEQSRPDALITDQEILRRLEKDKILVFTPSRRVQGRRVVCYDDRFIVKLAYESDGIIVSNDNYRDLAVEKPEWKKFIDERLLMYSFVNDKFMPPDDPLGRHGPSLENFLRKRPIIPEHKKQPCPYGKKCTYGHKCKFYHPERGTQPQRAVADELRASAKNSTVKSVGETGLVKSHSEPGGFHNDKACDGKRSLPKRQLDPSIRAHSYSDVEDKLCSKTKADLYKSNLALPPAPGGPPSCHGYSHDLKDHKQIQAEPHANCESPDLYYSMVRAYSGLSLPSQNSPDRHFLSDADPRTSSVASDCSSDGSMSSDSYGMATHNEHSCMSSSDLLLDEGIKCPHHQHHRRNYQLPSVIPPGFILSPATSNHPGFHHSIPHVHSFAPEDQQDPHFHHSVSYSKHQVIGSRSSYPGDYPPLFQNNTHSQNSPLGRGLASTLVDSMSDSYEHSPLLPKKPYVSQERKTSWGTYYRQHSQQCYEPIGFQGLSKNREQMWRMPWGCPSAPPPHHLPHALSHQHQEPLALSRYQEAREKVFTNLCNIFPTELVQLVMGRYPHVTDAQQLAAAILAEKNYAGY